Genomic DNA from Scylla paramamosain isolate STU-SP2022 chromosome 12, ASM3559412v1, whole genome shotgun sequence:
tattttaagATGTCCAATGTGTTGATTACTCAAGGAAAGGATAGTATGTAAAAATCATTGTTTAAAAGGCAAAAATTAAATAGGTTTGCGAAaactttaaaaaaggaaagtgtgtacaaaagttttttttatatgctaGGTTAATGACATCTTGAACATGACTGCCCTTTGCATTGACTGTGGAATCCATACTAAAATATGTTATTACATATTGTAAGAAATATTGAACacaaaatggtggtggtgttgattagGGGCACTTGGATCTAGCTGAGCACATGATTCCCAGTACAGCCATTGGTTGCGTGGAGACAAACCAAAATGAAGAGAACAAAATCAGCGTGTAGAGATTTTTCATAAAACGCTATGTAAGTGAAGCATAAGGTGGTAGATTTTCCTGAATAGTTCCTTTGCTTTTTGGGCATTGTGAAAAATCCATATACATTTACTGCTCAGGAGACCTCCATAGTCACTGAATGACAATCAAGTGTAAGATGGGATATTAACATTAAAGAATGACTTTACGGCTAACTTGTAGCATTTTACTTAGTGTTTGTTTTATGAAGCTTTACTGGAGCTCTTTGGTCACTTatgtttaattgtctttgccagAGTTACTCATTTTGAAGTGAGCCAtgttaaataataaagaagcaTATCTGTGATATTACATGTACTAATTGAGTGAATGTGCACAAGATATGTTAATTGTCAGCTCTCTTTACATGACAGCTTGCCAgctcatataatatatataaatttgctTACTGCCAATGCAACCTCCATCAGTGGTATTTGCATGTGCTCAGTTACTTTAACTCTCATTGCAGTCACACCTGAAGCCTAGTTGTCGGTTCCTTAAACTCCCTTCAGAAGGTCTTGGTTCAGTTTGTATGCCTTATGCTTGGCAGATAGTTCTCCCTGCTAAcccttcttttcatgtattcatTGTCTACAGCAACTTATTGTTTTCCCTTATGCTTTCTTACCTGTGATGTCCACTCTCATATGTTCAGTTCATTTCATTAAAATTTTAATTCTTGATATACTATGAACTTTACCATATTAATATATACTTTATAGATGATTTCCATCTACTATTTACCTTTaattcttccccctttttttttctacaggtaATGGCTAACTTGAAATTCTATGAGAGTGAGGCTGCTTTCTATGAGGACTGTGACAAAATACGGCGAGGGGATATTTTAGGTGTGAAAGGTGTTGCTCTGAGAACCAAGACTGGGGAGCTGTCTATTCGACCAACCAAGTTGCAGATATTGGCTCCCTGCCTTCACATGCTTCCCCACCTCCACTTTGGTGTAAAAGATCAGGAGACCAGGTACCGCCAGCGATATCTTGACCTTATCATCAACTCTGATGTTCGTAAGAAGTTTATAGTGCGTGCCAATATTGTGTCGTACCTACGTAAGTTCTTTGATGACATGGGTTTCTTGGAGGTTGAGACTCCTATGATGAGTTTAATTGCTGGGGGAGCCACTGCCAAGCCCTTCATTACTCACCACAATGAGCTGAATCAAGACTTGTACCTAAGAGTGGCCCCTGAGCTTTATCTCAAGATGCTCATTGTGGGTGGCATTGACAGGGTATATGAAATAGGGAAGCAGTTCAGAAATGAAGGCATTGACCTGACCCACAATCCAGAATTTACAACTTTGGAGTTTTATATGGCCTATGCAGATTACAATGACCTCATGGAAATCACCGAAAAGCTGCTGTCTGGCATGGTGTATCACATTTTTGGGACGTACAAGGTGAAACTCCAACCTCAGGGACCAGAAGGTGAGGAGTGGGAAATTGACTTTAAGCCTCCCTATAAGAGAATGCACATGTTCCCGGAGCTAGAAAAGATTCTCGGTACAAAACTGCCCGAACCTGACCAGCTCACTACAGAAGAAGCCCGCAAATTCCTCAGTGATCTGTGTGAGAAACACGAGGTGGAGTGTCCTCCTCCCCGTACCTCTGCTCGGCTTCTAGATAAGTTGGTTGGTGATTTTCTGGAGGAACAGTGCATCAGCCCAACATTTATTATGGACCATCCACAAGTCATGAGCCCCCTTGCCAAGTATCATCGTTCCATTAAAGGACTTACTGAGAGGTTTGAACTCTTTGTAGCTAAGAAAGAGATTGTTAATGCATATACAGAGTTGAATGATCCACTGGACCAAAGGGCCAGATTCATGCAGCAAGCACAAGATAAAATGGCAGGTGATGATGAAGCCCAGATGATTGATGAAAACTTCTGTACAGCTCTTGAGTACGGTCTGCCTCCCACTGGAGGCTTTGGAATGGGCATAGACAGGCTAAGCATGTTCCTTACAAACTCATATAACATCAAAGAAGTATTGTTCTTCCCAGCCATGAGACCAGAGCAACAGAAAAAGGCCTCTGAAGATGATAGCAACAAGGAGAACCAGCCCGTATCATAGTATTTGCTTAGAAGTTGTCCTGCTACCAAAGTGTTACCGGTTGAAAATTATCTTGggtgtctttgttttctctgaTCTGGACATATAGGTATCTAGGATCACTGCTTTAAATTTGGGACTTGCAAATTGTTACATTGAGAGCCTTCATTTTGGGGTTGGGGTGATATCTTTCAGAGGAATGATTAAAGTAATTTTTACTTAATGTCATTTTACACCTATGTGCATCTTCCTGTCCATtaattatatattaatttcttcaaATTTTACAAATTTTTATTCTAACCTCTagttgcctttaagtattttggaAGCACATTGTATATAGAGCATATTTTGGTAGCAAATGCTTAATTTTTAATGGTATAAAATGTGGTAGGATATGCAAAGGTAGGTTATACTCAGTATACATAGGACTACAACAATCTGATTCGATTCCCTTCATGATCTATTGTTGGACTTTGGGATATAATACAGGTATCAAAATCATTCAGCAAGATTTAGCAATCAGAATTtgtatgtttcttttccttcaaatATTCATTGTCTTGCCTCCCACCTATGCCACTGAATGAGACCAACAAACCTTTGAGAAAAGGTTGTGATTCTTGGCCCTAAAGCAGACAATTATCACATCAAAGAAATCTGTCAGTTtacaggaaagagggaagacacCCATTTCCAGCTTCATTTGCTGGGAAATAATTTCATAAAAGGTGATATCCCATCCTGTAAACCTACTCCTTGATTCTCCCACAAAGACATCAGCAGCAACATACAACCTTACATAGAGGTAATTGTTGACAACTTCACACATGTCAGCAGTGAAATTGAAGTAAACCTATCCTGACATCTCTGGCAGTATTACAGAACACACCATTCAACACTGCTGTCAGAAAGAACTAAAGCTCTATCTTTATTCCCCAATTTGCAATAGTTTTTCTGACCCACAGAATAAAAGTTGTTAATTTCTGTGAAGTACAAAAATTTAACTCAAAGATTGGCCAGAAGTCTTCTGCTGGAGTGACATAGGTATCAACTATCCAGAAGTTTGGCAAGTTGAGACATTACTTATAAAACTGCTACCCAAACAAATGcagttttcaatatatatatatatatatatatatatatatatatatatatatatatatatatatatatgtgtgtgtgtgtgtgtgggtgtgtgtaacAGTCATAACACAAGATCACTTACACTAACACAGCAACATTTTTTCTCAAAACCTAATTGAGATATTCAGTATCATCAATTCTCCTTTTAGTGATTCACCAGTGGTGTAGTTTCTTCAAACATTGTGtgctaagaaaaaataatgtgtttttaGGTCAAATGCATACATGAATTTCTGCATGACTCGTGAGACAAGTCATGAGGTAGACTTGACTTAATGAGATTCAAGGGGCATGATTTGAACTATGCAATGTTAAAAATTTCTCTTTGTGGATCCCCTTCCCTGATTATTCCCTTTACAAGGACAGCAGCCTGATATAGTACATACATAGTATATAAATTGActattattcattttatattttgtattgtgCATGTCCAAAATAAGTTAATATTATACATTGGTATATTTTCAGTAATGACATGTTTTGAGGCAAAAACACTTACATGTATCATAAAACTGGTTTTGGTGCTTCAACAGTACCAGATAGTCTGCAAATTCTTGGTTCTTCTTTTTTATGAGTCACTAAATGTTTTCTAAACTTCTTTGCATTGGTAAATACAATATCACATTTTTGACATACATActccttattttcttggtgTATTAATGAATGAGAAGCCAAGAGATACGCATGGGAGAAACATCTGCTGCACACTTTACACTGGTGGGGTTTAGGGTTACTATGTTGCCGGTAATGTGACTTGAGTCTTTTCTCTGAAGCAAAACGCATATCACAGATATCACACTTTGGACGGTTAGTTGAGTGAGTTTTCATGTGAGCAGCCAAGCCACTCCGCCACACAAAGGCTTTCCCACATACAGAGCAGACGTGCTTTTGAACATTGGAGTGGAGCTGCATGTGTTGGTTCAACAAGGTTCGAAAGTGGTACCCTTTGGAACAGTAAGGGCATGTGAACCTCTGAGTCTTATGATGATGGAATGCTTTGTGAACTGCCAGAGACTTGCGCCTCTCAAATGTTTTTCCGCATTCTGAACAGGTAAATACATCTGTTAGATGAAGCTTCATGTGTTGCTGTAGCACCAACTTGGTTTTGAATTTCTTGGAGCACATGGAACACTCATGTGGCCGAGCAGTGGTGTGCATACTTCCATGTCTCAGGAGGCCTGAGCGTGTTTTGAAGGCTGCATTACACAGGCTGCACATGTAAGGAGTCTCTCCAGAGTGTATACGGAGGTGCTCCACCAGAACACTGCGGTTGGTGAAGCTTTTGCCACAGGTTGGACAGGAGTGTGGCTGTATGTTATGGTGGCTGTTCAGATGACACCTTAGACTGTTGCGACCTTTCAGCATTTTACCACAGATCTGTAGAAAATATTAACTGATGAGGCAAATAGGACTTATTTAAGTGAATCTTGCTGAAGTAAACTACTTAGTCACTAAACAACTAAAACATGGCCATGTAGCTTAACAAGCAGTGATTTGTGACTAAGACTGAAGTATGTAGTCCAAAAttacctaataataatattggaGATTTTTAAAAAGTGTAAATGGATGAAATATCTATATATCAGCACTAGAATTATTATGGTTTGCACAATGTTTTCTGATTAACATACACTGTGGAACATCAGTTTTCATCATCAATGTTATACAACTTTTTTATGCACTGGAATACAGAAATGTACACATTACCATTAGGCTATTTTTTGACAACTATGAGCATCTATCATAAACTGACAATTGTTGATTtgttcattgagagagagagagagagagagagagagagagagagagagagagagagagagagagagagagagagagagagagagagagagagagagagagagagagagagagagagaaattaactaGTAACATAAGGCTTTACCTGACACAACATTTGCCTGGgcttttgttgttttgatgGTGGAGTTTGTGGAGCTGGAAGCCTATTTGCAAGTGAAGACACAATCTCTTCTGCAATTGGCTCGTCCTCTTCAATCCAGAACTTTTTCAGCATCACGTCCTTCCTTAAATGCAACCCTAAGAATGGTAATAAGCATTATTCATATGCACACATACATCTTTGCCGAGAAGTGACTGTGTTCAGCAGTACACAGTTCACAACAGTTTGCCACACTTGAAGCACTCCCTTAAGACTATTCTTTAGATACAAGTGTGTCAAGCACCACCACTGCTTGACTTCCTCAACGATGTCAAAATGATAACTGAAAGTTTAAACTTAACCTTGAGGAAGAAGTTGCAGTCAAATCTTGGTGAAAAATGGGTGTGGGAAGTCCATCTGTCAATACTGGATTCTAATTGTAATGTTCTGACACCTTATGGAGATAATTTAACAAGAAAGGGAACATCAGGGAACTACTGTCAAATGGAGGGGTTTAGGGTGTCTCAAAACTCTAACAATAACTCCCAGACCTGCCAAAACCTAACCACcggggtatatatatattttttggtcttgtatgatggaaaaaaaaagtgtgatatatatatatatatatatatatatatatatatatatatatatatatatatatatatatatatatatatatatataatatatatatatatatatatatatatatatatatatatatatatatatatatatattgattaatGAAAAAAGTGGTGTggtagaaaaagaaatgaataattaagtaTACTATTAAGGAGCAGTTTAAATTTGCCACTTAAATCAGTGTTATGTGACAGCTTTGTCAATTCAAGCACCAAATTTAAACTGCTCTTGACGGCACTTACAATTGTAATAATACTGAAAGCGAAAGAAATAATCCTTACCGGGATCACCTGGCAAGTTTTTTGACGAttccttcttcatatataaACAGGTTTGCTCAGAGTGAGGTATGAACAAAAGCTTCTCAATCCTCAGATTCTCACTGTGTCCTGCACTCTGGGCATTACTTGTCCAACTTGAGAGACCTAAGTCGTCTTGATCACTATTCTTATACAGGGAATCCTGTCTGGCCAATGGATATACAAGCACTCTGCTCTGGGAGCTCTGCATTCTTGATTGATCACTGTTTTGCACACAATTTGAAGTAATGTGGATGCTAGTGCTATGATTCTCACTGGGATTGTTGCTGGCATTGTATTCTACAGTGCTGGAAGCTTGACTCTCAGCATGGAGAGCAATTTGTGCATCAGGAGCAGTGGGAGGAAGGTAGGTCTGTGATGGTTCTTCAATATCATAATCATAAGTTCCTTGAGCTATGTCTGCTATAATTGAATGTTCTATGTGTGGATCCTCATGAGTTAACTGTTGGCTATATGCATATCTTGGAGATGAAGtcagtgagagaagaggagagggggatgaaCATGCAACTTTTTTTGCATCTTCATGTAGGGGCTGTGTTCCTTGATTTTGTACAATTTGACAAGACAATGAGTAATTTGTAGGAGATGTTTGATGATGGCCACTCTGTAAACTATGCTGAGTTACTTGTTCTTTGCTTTCTGAGGTAATGTATGATGCAGCATTCTGAATGTGTGCTTCATAAGATGGTGGGTTCAAGGACTTTTCCAAGATGAAATGAGAGGAACTAACATctactgaagatgatgatgataccttAAATCTACCTAGACTGTAATAATGTGGATCATGAATACTTGTCTGTTGAGAAGCATAAGGTATGCTGGAAGAATCTGCGTAACACTGGGATGCAGACACATCATGGGAAGCTGCATACAGAGGAAGAACTGGAGATTGTGAATTATCCTTAAACATGGCTATTGCTGGCAAGTTCTCCACTGACACAGGAGTATGAGAGGGATGGGAATGTGATCCTCCCTGTGGTGAAGGGTAAGAGGAAGTGTATTCTGAAGGAAAGGACACCTCTTGTGGAGAATGATGATTAGAGACAGCTTTTCCATGCTGACTCTCTCCACATAGTGAAAGAGGCTGTGTTGGTTGAAGATAAGATGCGTGTTCAGTGTGAAGACATGGATCTGGATGTGGCTCCTCCATACGTGAGCTTTGAGAAGACTGTACGTGTGCAACTAATGAAGATGAGTGAGCATGAGAAGTGGAATGATCAGCCACAGTATTTATGACTACCTGTGTTGATGGTGTGTGAGATAATGATGAAGACTGTGTGTATGATGGAAGCTGATGTGAGGATGTATAATGTGAATGTGGAGACTTAGTAATTAACTTTGGTTGAGAAGATTGTGAATAAGAATTCAGATGAGATGGATCCATGAATGGTGCAGGCTGAAGAGACTGTGCAAAAGAGCTTGACTGTGTGGAATCTGCATATGAAGATGGATGAGAGCTAACTTTATGGATGAATGCCTGATCCTCAGATGGTATATAAGGACATGAGGCTGTGCTGTCAGAGTTTGTCACAGAACCTGGGATGGAGGAATGGCTAGGCAACACTGAATGCAAGCTTGTGCTACACTGAGGTGACTGGAAGTAAAATGCAGAGCCTGGAGCTTGATCACACTCATTCAAATGTGAAGACACAGAACTTTGTGTTCGCTGAGCATTCAGAGCAAGCTGGAGACCAGCTTGTGAACACAAGGCAGTAGCTCCAGATTTGAGTTCATAAGGTGTGGCACCATTACAGGAAGAAAAGCTGGTATTAGTTTCATGAGTCAAGGAAGATGCTGGAGAGTGTGACAGATGAGTAACTACAGATGATTGTGAGCAATATGAGGTTTGGGAAGCAGGTTGAGTGGGTGACAGTTCAGAAGGTAAGGAAGAACTTGAGGGAACATCTGTTATACATACACCTACAGAACTAGTGGACAAATGGTAGGGTTGTTCAAATGATTTGTTCTGAGAAGACTTTCCAGGTATAAGTAGTATATCTTGGGGATCCCCAAGGGAGGAACGTGGTGCAGGGGAGGAAATGTGTTGCTCAAAGATGGGACTCTTATGATTTGTTTCCAGTTTACATAAAGATGGAGTTATATTTCTATTCTTGACCGGGGAAGAATGAGAATGTGAGGCAGATGAAGAGCAGGATGAAACTACTGTTACTGTATCAGTTATACAGGTTTTTCCTAATGGTATGTTAATAGATGGATCTGATGAAGAACTGGGGGTTGTGCATGGCCCAGAACATTCAGGTGAGAGGGGGGAAGATGACAATGGAGTTATGTGACTGTCAGCTTCACCAGTAACTTTACTGGAAAAATCAGACCTAATTTCAGGTACAGATACACTGCTTGATGCATTAGTAGCTCTTCCCATAATACTATGCCTTTTGTGTTTCCattcacatttctttctttttccgtgGAATGATTTGGAATCATTGACGGCAAGTCGTGATGCTTCCTTTTGGCACTGGTTAGGATCCTGCTGAGCCTCAGTGCTCTTAGAACCAGAACTAATGTCAACCACCGAGTCTTGCGGATAAGGTGGTGGAGGGTGATGAGGAACATCTTGCTGATGGGAAAAATTACCTGACTGACTCAGGTATCCCTCTGCTGACAAAATGAATGATTCTGGGACATAAAGTGGATTGCCACTTTCTACTATTGGCAGAGATGAGTCTTCTCTTATATCATCCTCATGAATATCTAAAGGTTTTATTTTGCCAGTCTCATCTTCTGCAATACTTTGGTGATCTACAGATTTTTTCTTAAGAAATTTCAATCCCAAAGTTTTTGAAcaatttcccacatttttattgAGTCTGTCACTGTTGCTTTGTGGGAACTTTACTTGATTTACTTTCTTTACTTTGCCTGACAGTTTCTTTGTCACCTCCTTATTAtcattcctcttgttttctcttccctccttagaGACAGATTGTGAGTGCATTTCATCAGCAATTACAAGAGAACACTTGGGGACTAGCACAGAGGGAGGCAGGGTCACTGCCTTGCCTGGGGCTGAAGGCAGCAGTATCACAGTTTGAGGATCTGACTGACACCTTTTGGGAAGGATGGGAGTTTCAGAATTAGAATATTTAATTTGACTTTGTCTACCatcacttctttctttatttttcttacatggGTGTCTCTTGAAACTTTTTCCACTTGAGTAGAGAGCAGTTGGTTGTTGAAGTtcctgaaaagaaaattaaataaatttacGAAAATAAAACATGCTCATTGGTTACATATTATAAAATGGTGCGGTTAAATTAGGCCAAGAACATGTCAAGAATACTGAATGTACTTACAATTCTCAGAGGAAAGTTCTTTGGTGCAAGAAGGGGACACTGCACCTGAATATTAGTGGGTGACATGGTACTCTTGGTCAAGGGCAGCATGACAGGTGTTGGCTGAGGCACTCGGTGGGCAGCTAAAGTGATGGTGGAAGTGGGAGGGGCAGGCAGGATGAGGGGGTTAGAGAAGGAAGTTCCCATGGGCAGGGGTGAGGctcccactgctgctgctgatggcgGGGCAAGGATGATGGTTGTccgaggggaggaaaagatccCCTGTACCTGTGGCACACCACTGCCTTTGGGGAGGATCTGAAAACATTGATTTAGTTAGTAAGATTTATGTAGTCATTTGATtaattactattatattttgtttataatactaggaaaatgaagaaaataaaaacctgTGATATATTCATCTTGTATAACACTTTGGTCAAGTGAAGCAATGGGAGTAATATGAACCCAAATGAGGCATCATGATATGCAAGACAGTATGACAGTATGAAATGTGGTCACTTTGGGATAGGCTAGTTCCTCAACGCATCACACTTCAACATAGCCATTAGAATTTGCTTTTATCAGACTTCAGAACCTACTGCACTTCAATACTTACACAGTGTCAAATGAAGCTGTAAGTGGTCTGGGGTCCCTGACACCTTTCCACCATCTGATCTGATCATTTAAATGGACCAAATACAACTGAACCTCCCATCAAGGTCTACAGTGTTATATCCATTTTATGCTTTCACAACTGGTCTCCATTCACTTTTATCATGCACAACCATTCTTCCTGAATCCATAAGCATAATTCTTGTATCTGACATTCTCTTCACATTGTCTATCAGTCCCATTGATGATAGcctttcacttttcatgttTGATCCAATTCTCTTCACCAATTGCTCCTCTTCTGTCCTCTCTACATGCTGTAATCCCAGTATACAAGGGAAAGGGGCACAGAATTGAATGGGAGGCTGGGGAGGGGCAGAATGAGCAAGAGTACACTGTATGAGTCTTTTCTCTTCCAGCCATTCTTTGACAGAGTTTGAAGAAGTGAGTGTCAGAGCAAATCAGATAACTAAATAACCAGATTTTCATATACAGCAAAACTAGAGCAGATATTCAATTCCATTTGTTATCTATTAAAAATAATGCCCTATTATCATAATATGTTACTTTAAGAGGTATTATCTTACTGGCTTCATTCTCCCTCAGTGCAGTTGACCTGAAGAAACTGTGCAGGTGCATCAGCATCAGCATGTAAACCactgtaaagaaaaatatgaaataggCTTTTTATTAGGCAATGTTGCAGGTCTGTGTGGAGCTGGGCTGGCTGGGCTATGTCCTACAGGTTTGAGTTGCCAGTTATGCATTTTCCTTGCAGTGTTATCACATTGGACAAgtgaggactctctctctctctctctctctctctctctctctctctctctctctctctctctctctctctctctctctctctctctctctctctctctctccagataaGATATATAACCACTTTGTCACCAGATGTgcatggtcttttttttttttttttgtgtgtgtgtgtgtgtacccttcTAGTGATATAAAAGTCATTATATCCCTtgtctaaagagagagagagagagagagagagagagagagagagagagagagagagagagagagagagagagagagagagagagagagagagagagagagagagagagagagagagagagagagagagagagagagagacacacacacacacacacacacacacacacacacacacacacacacacacaccaaagatttgtgaaaagatgCTCAAGAACACATGGGTGAAATACCTGGAAGGCAACAATGCGATAACTGAGAGACAATTTGGATTCAGAGGAGGAAGATCTTGTATAACAAATGTGATAagcttctactcaagagtaatggacataatgcaagagagagatggatggactgACTGCATATACTTGGACTTTAAAAAAGCATCTGATAAAGTACCATACAAAATGCTAATgtggaagctgaaaaaaatataggaggaCTGAGAGGATCATTATTaaaatggatgactgactttttgagagatagagaaatgagGCAGTAATCAGAGGCAAAAAGTCAAAGTGGAGAGTGGTAATAAGTGGAGTTTTGCAAGGATCACCACTAGCACCAGTTAGGTTTGCAATACAAGTAAACAACATACCAGAAGGGGTGACAAGCTAGACGAGCCTCTTTGCTGATGTCtaagattatgagaaaagtaacaaatgaagaaaactgCAAAGCTTTGAATGAAGACTTaattaagataaatgaatgatcaatgaggtggaacatggagttCGATGCCAAGAAATGTAGTGTGGTGAAATTTGGAAAAATTTCAAGAAGAACGGAAGGCAAGTACTATgtgggaaatgagaaaattactataagaactgaagaaaaagatctgggagtaaCAATTTCTGATAAATTGTCGTTTGAGAAGCACATAAATAAGATCACTGGACAAATGTACAATCTGGtgagaaacatcaagatggCGTTCACCCATATtgatgaaaatatgataaagtTCATGGCTTTGTCATAGACTGCAACTGGGCAACGTCAGAAACCCCATGTCCTTGCCTAAGTAAGATCCAGCCACTCAAATGATGCAAGCTCCCCAcgcccctctctttcttccaccacaaagataaaagatagaGACATCCATGCTAATGAGATGTCATCAACATTACATCAACTGCTTCCATTGTATATAATATGGTACGAGTCTAATAAAATCTAGTGAAATAGAGTACATTTGAATAACAAGTACGCAATATTAATGTTTTATCAACCAGAATAACAAGGTAGTTAAGACATTTTCTAAAAGGGAGGATTCACGAAGGTTTCCAAGGTGATACTATTAATAGATTGCTTAATTAACGAGATAATACAAAATCACGTTACTGAATCTTCACCTGTCTGTTAAAATACCAAAgtctgtgtgtggcagcaatGGTGAACCTAAAGGTGTCCCAGTGGAGCAGTCTGAGCCTCAAGACAGTGCGCCATTTATACCACCACTAAAATCTAACACCATGACACTCACCCACCATACTCACCCCCCACTACACTGGTGACTTGCTGGTTGGCTCCTGTAATTCCCTTCTACGTTTCAGGACACATGCCATCCCAGCGCctgcacctccctccctctcaccactcGTATGTAAACAAAATGCGTT
This window encodes:
- the LOC135105936 gene encoding uncharacterized protein LOC135105936 isoform X1, whose amino-acid sequence is MKPILPKGSGVPQVQGIFSSPRTTIILAPPSAAAVGASPLPMGTSFSNPLILPAPPTSTITLAAHRVPQPTPVMLPLTKSTMSPTNIQVQCPLLAPKNFPLRIELQQPTALYSSGKSFKRHPCKKNKERSDGRQSQIKYSNSETPILPKRCQSDPQTVILLPSAPGKAVTLPPSVLVPKCSLVIADEMHSQSVSKEGRENKRNDNKEVTKKLSGKVKKVNQVKFPQSNSDRLNKNVGNCSKTLGLKFLKKKSVDHQSIAEDETGKIKPLDIHEDDIREDSSLPIVESGNPLYVPESFILSAEGYLSQSGNFSHQQDVPHHPPPPYPQDSVVDISSGSKSTEAQQDPNQCQKEASRLAVNDSKSFHGKRKKCEWKHKRHSIMGRATNASSSVSVPEIRSDFSSKVTGEADSHITPLSSSPLSPECSGPCTTPSSSSDPSINIPLGKTCITDTVTVVSSCSSSASHSHSSPVKNRNITPSLCKLETNHKSPIFEQHISSPAPRSSLGDPQDILLIPGKSSQNKSFEQPYHLSTSSVGVCITDVPSSSSLPSELSPTQPASQTSYCSQSSVVTHLSHSPASSLTHETNTSFSSCNGATPYELKSGATALCSQAGLQLALNAQRTQSSVSSHLNECDQAPGSAFYFQSPQCSTSLHSVLPSHSSIPGSVTNSDSTASCPYIPSEDQAFIHKVSSHPSSYADSTQSSSFAQSLQPAPFMDPSHLNSYSQSSQPKLITKSPHSHYTSSHQLPSYTQSSSLSHTPSTQVVINTVADHSTSHAHSSSLVAHVQSSQSSRMEEPHPDPCLHTEHASYLQPTQPLSLCGESQHGKAVSNHHSPQEVSFPSEYTSSYPSPQGGSHSHPSHTPVSVENLPAIAMFKDNSQSPVLPLYAASHDVSASQCYADSSSIPYASQQTSIHDPHYYSLGRFKVSSSSSVDVSSSHFILEKSLNPPSYEAHIQNAASYITSESKEQVTQHSLQSGHHQTSPTNYSLSCQIVQNQGTQPLHEDAKKVACSSPSPLLSLTSSPRYAYSQQLTHEDPHIEHSIIADIAQGTYDYDIEEPSQTYLPPTAPDAQIALHAESQASSTVEYNASNNPSENHSTSIHITSNCVQNSDQSRMQSSQSRVLVYPLARQDSLYKNSDQDDLGLSSWTSNAQSAGHSENLRIEKLLFIPHSEQTCLYMKKESSKNLPGDPGLHLRKDVMLKKFWIEEDEPIAEEIVSSLANRLPAPQTPPSKQQKPRQMLCQICGKMLKGRNSLRCHLNSHHNIQPHSCPTCGKSFTNRSVLVEHLRIHSGETPYMCSLCNAAFKTRSGLLRHGSMHTTARPHECSMCSKKFKTKLVLQQHMKLHLTDVFTCSECGKTFERRKSLAVHKAFHHHKTQRFTCPYCSKGYHFRTLLNQHMQLHSNVQKHVCSVCGKAFVWRSGLAAHMKTHSTNRPKCDICDMRFASEKRLKSHYRQHSNPKPHQCKVCSRCFSHAYLLASHSLIHQENKEYVCQKCDIVFTNAKKFRKHLVTHKKEEPRICRLSGTVEAPKPVL